The sequence GCGGTTGTTTTGGTTGCAGTCGTGTGGAGATCCTCTCAGGATGGTGTAAAATGTGAGCCGTGGTCCTGATCCTGCAGGTCGTAATTGCTTCTCACTTATTAACCGCGTATTTGCATATTCGCGCATATTTTCATCAGATAATACACAACAACGTCCCTGTGGGACTGGAAACGTCATGAAACCCACAATGGAACAAATCCTACGCCTACAGTTAACCAAGTAAAAGAAAATCTTTCACGCTTCCTTTCTGTTCCATTTCATTTAATTctctgttatgtgtgtgtgtgtgtttcctgtgtgaAAGGTCCTCATTAagggtgaaacacacacacacacacacacacacacagtgagggaAGAGGGCGACAGGATGGAATCCGGCCACCGGCATTAATTCCGGAGGGGGAAGAATGTCCCCGGGCTCCTGAATGGAAGTGTCCCGggcctgtgtgtgcgtgcacccCCGTTGTGTCCTGCTGCTGCGCTGAGGTCCTTCTGGGGTCCTTCTGGTCCGTCTCGGGTCTTCTAAACGGACCCTGAACGCGCCTTTATTTACACGAGACGCAGCGTGAAAACGTTTTCGGGGTTTATGGGGCGCGCGACTCCCGCAGCTGTGTTTACACGTGTTGTCATGTGTTAGTGCGttcatgcttgtgtgtgtgtgtgtgttgaccttGTAGGGAGTTGTGCGGATTATTTATTAAGGAGTAAATGATGACGCCGCCGCCCCGACTGAGTCTGTTATTCCCGTAGTAAACATTTATAAACCATTACCAccaattattattcttattccGCTCGGTCAGTAATAAATAGCAGCAGTTTGAATGCAtatatgtacgtgtgtgtgtgtgtgtacatgtgtgtgtgtgtgtgtgtgtttatttacgtgtgtgtgtgtgtttatgtacgtgtgtgtgtgtacgtgtatgtgtatatgtgtgtgtgtgtgtgtgtttatttacgtgtgtgtgtgtttatgtacgtgtgtgtgtgtttatgtacgtgtgtgtgtgtacgtgtatgtgtatatgtgtgtgtgtgtgtgtacgtgtgtgtgtgtgtttatgtacgtgtgtgtgtgtacgtgtatgtgtatatgtgtgtgtgtgtgtacgtgtgtgtttatttacgtgtgtgtgtgtgtttatgtacgtgtgtgtgtgtttatgtacgtgtgtgtgtgtacgtgtatgtgtatatgtgtgtgtacgtgtgtgtatatatgtgtgtgtgtgtgtgtgtttatttacgtgtgtgtgtgtgtttatgtacgtgtgtgtgtgtgtttatttacgtgtgtgtgtgtgtgtttatgtatgtgtgtgtgtgtacgtgtatgtgtgtgtgtgtgtgtgtgtgtgtgtgtgtgtacgtgtgtgtatatatgtgtgtgtgtgtgtgtgtttatttacgtgtgtgtgtgtgtttatgtacgtgtgtgtgtgtacgtgtatgtgtatatgtgtgtgtgtgtgtgtgtgtgtacgtgtatgtgtatatgtacgtgtgtgtgtgtacgtgtgtgtgtgtgtttatgtacgtgtgtgtgtgtgtacgtgtgtgtgtatatgtgtgtgtgtgtgtgtacgtgtgtgtatatatgtgtgtgtgtgtgtgtgtgtgtacgtgtatgtgtatatgtacgtgtgtgtgtgtacgtgtgtgtgtgtgtttatgtacgtgtgtgtgtgtgtacgtgtgtgtgtatatgtgtgtgtgtgtgtgtacgtgtgtgtatatatgtgtgtgtgtgtgtgtgtgtgctatgcCTGTTTAACAGTCCACCAGTACAAGAGTTCGTACTGAACCGGACTCGAGTTCGCCGTGAATGAGACGCTCCGCCTGTAACTGTGAGAGGAGAGCGAGGGAgcgaaggagagagagagagagagagagagagagagagagaccaggaTAGTTGGCAAATGAACAAGTAATCACAGCTTTCTTTCACACTCCTCATGACATATGCCATGACATATtgtcacacacacgtacacacacacacacacacacacacacactttccctctTCTGGTCTCAGCCTTTGACTGCTCACATTTAATGGGTTGGCCACCTTCTCCTTCGCTCCTCTGTCACTTTTTCCAGGGTCTCCATGGCGATCCAGCAGCTTGTCCTTCATCCGAACTCGCAGAGGTCAACATAGCATAttagaaataacacacacacacgcacacacacacaggcttcatCGGTAATTGGAAACCGTGTGACGTCTCCGATGGAGAATGTCTCCGTGAAGGTAAGCTGATGTCTGGACTTCCTGTAACTCCACGACTCACATTCTGCACATtctccgcgccgcgccgcgctcccAGGCTGCTTCGCCTCTTTTGGAATCGTCTTTTTCGGCTTGTGAGAATTACGGCGTCGTTACACGCCACCGTCACATACGTCACAGAGGGGAATTTAACTGTCAGACATGGTTGGGATCATTTCCAGGTGGAGGACGGACATTTTCATCTCGTGGTCATCTGATGGCCCAGAATCCAAGGCAGTTCCGTAAAGGGATTTCGGGGTTCTAGTTCCTGTACAACTGTAGAATATTATTTGTGGCATTTTTGGGGCCTTGGACCTGGTCCTCGTAATTCCGGTGATTGTTTGGTAGTTTGGTGGACTTGCAGAACGGAGACGGGACCGCTGGGGCCCACAGCATTGCTGCCGCAGGAATTCGTGGCCTGTTTTACATTTCACGTCTAATAAATTATGAATCGCAAGATGACTGTGACGCGAATAAAACCCGTCTGCGCCCGCCAGTCCAACGATGTCcctgaaatattaaaaaccgGAGCCGGAGGGACCGGCCAGCGGACGCCATTCAAAAGCGGGCACGACAGAACCTGATTTGAAAGATGTGATGTTCTGTGTAAATATGACATTTGGGCTGATGGTGGGCCGGAGCGGGAGATCATCACAGCCGCTGAACCTGATTGGTCAGCCAGCACGATGAAGAGCCTGCTGTGACGTGCTGTGACAGCGCGTGACACGTTCTGTTGCCTGAAGGGCCCCGATTGGTCCTCGTCACAAATACGATCCTCAGGGCTCGACTTCTCATCTTCAATTACGGCGCCGCGTGAcgtttactttctttttttctttcttctttaatAACCTGCTGACTGGACTTCgtagtgtttgtgtgcgtgtgtgtgtatgtgtgtgtgtgtgtgggtgggtgtgtgtacgtgtgtgtgtttgtttgtgtgtatgtgtacgtgtgtgtgggtgtgtacgtgtgtgtgtttgtgtgtgtgtgtgtgcgcgtgcgtgtgtgtttgtatgtgtgtgtgtatatgtgtgtgtgcgtgtgtttgtatgtgtgtgtgtatatgtgtgtgtgtacgtgtgtgtgtttgtttgtgtgtatgtgtacgtgtgtgtgtgtgtgtgcgcgtgcgtgtgtgtttgtatgtgtgtgtgtatatgtgtgtgtgcgtgtgtttgtgtttgtgtgtgtgtttgtgtgtgtatatatgtgtgtgtctgtatgtgtgtgtatatgtgtgtgtgtgtgtgtgtgtgtgtttgtatgtgtgtgtgtgcgtgtgtgtgtttgtatgtgtgtgtgtatatgtgtgtgtgtgtgtgtgtgtgtacgtgtgtgtgtgtgtgtgtgtgtgtgtttactgttcCCTTGACAGTGTGTAGGTCCTAAGTGCCAGTCTACACAATGCGCTCTGTAAACTGTTATGATGGATGAacggaacattttttttttgaattcATGCGGACGATCTTCCTCCCCGCCCCACTGTCCCTGCTCGTAACTCTCCGTCCCCGGGTCCATGCGTCCCCTGCAGAAAGTCGGCGTAGTGGACGGAGGATCCCGGGTGTAGAATGTTGGGGATTTGGCTGCCGGACGGCCGATGGTGACGCGCGGGTTGTTTTCCATTCTAAGTGTTAAGAGAATAAAAACCTTTACAACGCGTAGTAAATGGCCTTGACCTGAGCAACTCTCAGtaagacagggacagggacagtccccccccggtgAGAGTCATACTCCAGTAATGTGCGGACAGGAGGGCTGAACCAAGCATGGTCTGAGGTCACGTCCGTCCCCAGACAGGTCCAGGGGACAGAGGAATGAAGCCAATGCGGGAATGGAGGTAACCGGGCCTAAAGGGCTTTGACGAGTGCTGGAACACGAGGGAAACCGTCTGGCCTCCGTTTCAGCCGTAATTAAAACGGGCGACCTGACCGCGATGGCCGGGAACTGAAAAAACAatgaacatgtaaaaaaaaaaaaaaaaaaaaaaaaaagataataatttttcaacatgcaaaacacttttaccaaattCGCACGCAGCGAAGCAGACGGAAAGGAGCGGTACTATAGGCCGCAGGTTCGCGTTTGCCACGAGCTCGATCCGACATTTCCAAGTTGCACGTTCATTATGCTAATTCGCTCTCAAGCAGCCTTGTGAACGTGAGATGGCCGCGGTGGGCGATGCCGGTTCCGCCGTGCAGGACAAGATTGGGTTCGGGGCGCCAGAGTGGTGCATTAATCAGACCAGTAATTTGTTGCCGTGACAACCGTGCTACCAGTCAAGGGCCCGTCGAGGTGGACGGTGCAGCCGACTGTTCATCCCCGCCCTTCAGCCCTCGCTCAGATGGATTAAAGAAGACGTGGCCGCTGCTCAGAGGTCACGACCCCCCAAAAGCCGACTGAGGGCTCGCCGCTGGCCATTTCGTTAACCCCCCTGTCATCACCCCAGAATGATGAGGGATGAGcactgtgtgtggtgggtggggCGGGAAGAGGAGGACCTTTCAGCTTCATGTGTTTGCTGGTTTAGCtccttacattttacatttacagcgtttaccagacgcccttatccagagggacttacagtcagtagtgacagggacagtccccccctggagacactcagggttcagtgtcctgctcagggacacgatggtagtaattggggtttgaacctgggtcttctgcaaggttattatagttaacgaaaacgaacgataaaactaaaactagaattgaaaaagcattttcgttaactgaaataaagagttaaaaaaaaacgaaaactaactgaaactgttttgtgtgtatacaaaacgaacttaaacgaactaatattatagcaaaaacgtccttcgttttcgtctttgtaataagaattaaaatctatttacttcacgctgccagttttaagccaggtttttgaccattatggtaacacgtggtctgtgacgtcacgtgtccatagtctgtccgtgacgccgccggctagcgtgatggctgcagcgaaagtcggaagaaagcggcagaaagtcctatttgggatttctatgattatgacagtggcaaaaataaaagtaagtgccttgttgtagaagcaggtgatacaatatgtggaatacttctcaaggggaaaaaccccacgaatctgacagtccatttgaaaagctcacacaaaaaggcgaaccaagagtacctgaacaagccagcctctcgcccgccctccccagAAAGAGaggcggtagccaggccaggtaacatgggaaaggaacgtggtactacagcatccataatggaccaagtagctgctggctagtaaatacgcaggaacaccacaaatgagaagaagcgttggtaaatatgtttattaagactggaatgtctacacgactgtgtgactcgattaccttcaaaaagttcaccacttcactcgaaccaaaattcaaaacacccggagctgcaagagtcaataaccttatcggagctaagatggataaggctattctggtgattttgattcatgcacctgacaaatatccgaatttacaaaaaaaaaaaaactaaaactaacactgtaactaataaaaactaaactaaaactaagcaatttcaaaatatcaaaactaataaaaactagtaaatctgcctctaaaaactaattaaaactaactgaatttgaaaaaaaaaaatctaaacgaaataaaaactaaatctaatgaaaaatccaaaactattattactatggtcttctggttcgcaggtgggtgtcttacccactaggctactagcacccgtCACCACCTGCTGCCGAACACACAGCTGTATTCACATCTTTATGTGCGTATAAAGTATGTACGACCATACGGTCATTTCTTATACATTCTCTTGTAAGATCACGTCATATTCACTTTGGTTCCTTATTGCCTTTTATcaacattttgaaagtgaagtgattgtgagacactgcagcacggcacacggtgacacgtgtcctctgtatttaaccatcgcccttggtgagcagtgggcaccatgacaagcgcccggggagcagcgtgtggggacgggaccttcatcaaggggacctcggtggcaccttctgattacgggtccacttccgtacctgctaggccaccactatgcCTGCAACAATAAAGTGCATAATAACAATATAGTTAAGTGCATAACAAGAAATTTCACTTGCATTCTATTTTGTGGTTGTGTATTTGCATCTTGCATCCGCCTGACATCGTGAGAGTCGGAGAGACCTTGAGTGCTGACCTCAGCACCTGaagagacaggacaggacagtcTGAATGTCCCTCTGGAGAACTGCCACAGTGCTGCGGAACTGACTGTGACCAGACGTGCTGGAGTGGAGACGTGCTGTGATGAAAGCCTGTCCCGCTGGGACCTTATTTATTAAGTCAGCTGatttaaacacaatttacaGTAAATTAATTAAGGCTGTCAGGAGGGCTATTAATACCAAAACTAAATACATCactaaaataatacataataaaatgtcatggaTTCTTTATAATGGGGAAATCAATCGTTCTGCATGAcagtaaaaactgaaaataatattgaaatatttcccaatcttttaaaaatgtgtgctcATTCAGGGCATCAGATTTGTCTCTGTCCCTGTTCCCTGATCTTGGTCCTTTCCAACATGGAGCTACTACGGGTGGGCAGCAGAGCTGCTAAGATGCGGAGCCTGAATATGTAGCGGGTGAAGCGGAGCAATTTATGAAGGTAGTTGGagttatttctgcattttaccaATATGGTTGTCGTGTCACCCGCGCGCCAAATGCTGCGTTTCTCcaccttggtgacagtgggcaccatgacaggcgcccggggagcagcgtgtggggacgggaccttcatcaaggggacctcggtggcacctgaTGAaaacactcgcctctgaaccagaagcccATGAAATGGAACCGCCGAATCCAGTTTGTCCCGGTGCAGGAGGAAGCAGAGCGATGGACAGTCAGGCATTAAAAGCAGATGAGGGCGTGACAGTGCCGGGGTCGGGTGTGTGACGTCAGTGATGACAGTGTTTACGCTCCTGTCTGCTCCGTGCGGTTAACCCTGAGGCTTCTGGGATCCGTCTTCTTTCCCCCCTTCCATTCCTTTAAAGGTGCTCGTCATTGTCCTAGTCGCTCACATTCGTTTCTGGAATCTGTTCGTGACCAATGACACCAGACCTGAGACACACCGTTAAATCCAGAGGAGGAGCCCCGCCCGCCACGAAAAAAAACCCCGTATAAATCCACACGGAAGGCCGTCTGTGAGACGCGAGGTCGGCGGCAGAGTTCGCAGACACGATGGTATTTACACCGCACCACGGCACTGCAGTACTTCTTTTCTTCATCTTCACCTTCTGTCCCTTCTTCTTCTCGTTCCTCCAGGACCGGGAGCTGAGGCCGGAGGAGATCGATGGTGAGTTCCTGCTAGtggtccctgagcaggacacttgaccctgagtgtctccagggggaccgtccccctggccCTACTAATGCCGTGAATGTACATGGTGCTGAATCGTCTCCTCTCGACGTATTTAGAGTTGCGAGAAGCCTTCAGGGAGTTTGATAAGGACAAGGACGGCTTCATCGGCTGCAAGGACCTGGGCAACTGCATGAGGACCATGGGCTACATGCCGACAGAGATGGAGCTGATCGAACTGAGCCAGCAGATCAACATGAATCGTGAGTGAGAACGTTCCTACACTGCTGGGATGGATCCAGCAGGTCCAGGATGGAAAGATCTCCCGGTCCTATTTTCACTCATTCACGATTTTCACTTATAATTTAAACCGAGAGAAATATGACAAAAACTGTCTGTCGTCTGTCTGTCCTTCGGTCAGTGGGCGGCCACGTGGACTTTGACGACTTCGTGGAGCTCATGGGTCCCAAGCTGCTGGCTGAGACGGCGGACATGATCGGGGTGAAGGAGCTCAGGGACGCCTTTAAAGAGGTGACCGAGCTACTGCGGCCGCTACGCCTGCTAAAGCCGGGCGCCTGTCTCATTCTGTCTCGTCCCTGTCTCCTCGGCAGTTCGATACCAACGGAGACGGTGAGATCAGCACGGCGGAGCTCAGGGAGGCCATGAGGAAGCTCCTCGGGCAGCAGGTGAGATGCCTTCACGTTTTCCCCGAACGTACAGACATGAAGTCCACTGACGTTATATTATTAGCACTCACGGTTCTCCTCGTCTAGGTTGGTCACAGGGACCTAGAGGATATTTTACGAGACATCGATCTGAACGGGGACGGGAGAGTAGACTTTGAGGGTGAGCCATGATGCTTCCGCAGTCAAATTTGTATTATGGTTTGGACAAGAGTTGACTGTTTTCTCACCGTGGTCGCGTCCCTTTCCAGAGTTTGTCCGCATGATGTCTCGCTGAAACGACACTCCTGCTCCCGAGGCTAGAGGCCACATTACAGACTCCTGACTCTGAGCCGACCGTCCTGAGGATGCGAACTGGAACCCTGCAGGGACGAAGAACCCAGTTGCTCTTCACCGCTCTTCCCCAACAATCTCCACCTGCCATTCGTAGCACTTTTCTGACCCACCAAAAACCACCTGTCCTCTCTGTGCTCGTGCGAGACGGAGAAAATGGTGTTTCCCAAGGCAATATGACGTCCTGTGAGATGTTCCTTCTTCTCcgtgtaaatgtgtgtggtaGAGTCCTTGTCTGTTGACCTACTCTGTGACTTGATGGTGCGTAATAGGAAGTAGGAAGTGCAGCAGAAAGAAGACCCCCCCATGTGGCATGTAGGTTCTTCACCATACGTGGACTGATCTTTGGCCTTCCCGTGTTCTAGAATGCGGTTTACATCTGATCACGCGATGTCCTGGCCTGGTACTGTATCTCCTCCCCGACCCTGGATCGCCTCGGACGGTGTACTCCCCACTGTTAACCGCGCCTGTGTTCCGTGCGTTTTCGTGTACAGTGTTTGCCGttggtgtctttttttaaaattgtcaTTTGCATGCCAAACCATGACGCTCATTTGCACTTGTGTAAAACAGTAGACTCCGAGTCTTGAAGACAGTTCGTTGTACataatattgtgtgtgtctttaaatcCGCCCACTGGCGTGGTGTATAACACGAACAGAACATTTTCTATGGATGGAacagttgtcatggcaacagtcTCCTGTTGGGACAGCTTCTGAACTTCTTCTCTTTTTGTAATAGGCTACGATATGGCCGCCATTAAAACCCCCTGAAAGTTGCTGCTTTTGTTGGCACTGAacaaacacagttttattttaggGTGAAGCAAGGGGGATATTTCACTGGAGCCACATTCCCATAAcaccattaaataaaaatgaacaccGAAGTCCTCAGGTGTCAGGTGATGACCCAACGATCACGTCTGTGGACACTCGTGCCGCCAGGGAGAATGGACACGGGATGGATGGATTTTTAATCGTCCGTATATACCGATGACAAGGGCGCGACCTCAGGAAAGGCAGGTGACGTGTTCAGCTACTGCCACCTAGCTGCAGTCGCCCCAGGCTTATTGCTGCTTCACTTTTAGTCCgacttttttttagttcttGGTCAGAGCTGAGAGGTTTTATCATGCGACACGTAAACCGCATCTCACACGCTTTCCTTCGGCCCATTCAAAATGTCTACCTCTCATATAATTTGCTTGTCAAAGTTTTAGATAGAAAAGCATGaaagaattacatttacggcatttatcagacgcccttatccagagcgacttacaatcagtagttacagggacagtccccccggagcaacttagggttaagtgtcttgctcagggacacaatggtagtaagcaggatttgaacccgggtcttctggttcataggtaagtgtctaacctgctaggccactaccactacCATATGGGTATCAATCCAAATCATTACATCTAACGTGTTTCCAGTTGGACTCATTTTGCGAAGAGAAATGTTTACAAGGTGTAGCCTATTAGGGAGAAAATCTTGATATCTCAGTGTGACCGTGGGAGAACACAGTGGTGGAAAcggcaaagacacacacattcaggtcATTGTTTCAAAAAAAGCCCAATTATTAGaagcagtttttcttttttcaaaattcCAATAGTTGAATTGCGATTTTCAGCTGTTTCTCGAATTTCCGGGGGCATTTGTCACAACACGGTTGGCCTtctgatgcatatttaaatgacGTGCCAGCCAATGGCACGCTGTTCCTGGTAGCGGCTCGATTGGCCGCTTCCCTGTTACCGGCACCCCCACCGACCAATCGGAGACGCCGCCGGGAGGCCGggcgccccgcccccccgccgcGCAGCCAATCCGCGGCGGCCAGGCAGCGCGCCGTGCGGCCCTCGCCGGAGCGCCGGATTAGCCTCAGCGCGTCCGCCTTTCGCCGCCCGGACGAGCTGCAGACCAGCGCGGTTCCCGCGGAGGACGCCTGCGGCCGCCAGCGTCGGTGAGCGGTTGGCCGGGGGGGCAGCTAGCGGGCCTGGGGCCGGTCGGCGGGGTGCCTCCGCGTCGCGCCTGAGCGCGTCGAACCCGCGGCGATGCGGCGGGCGGCCGCGGCGGGGAGCGGCATGCTGCTGGCGGCGCTCCTGTCGCTGCTAAACGGTGCGTGCCGGGCGGACCTGACGGAGCGGGTGGTGTGGGCCGTGAACGCCGGCGGGGAGGCGCACACGGACACGCACGGCATCCAGTACAAGAAGGACCCGCTGGAGGGGAAAGTGGGGAAAGGTGAGAAC comes from Denticeps clupeoides chromosome 11, fDenClu1.1, whole genome shotgun sequence and encodes:
- the LOC114799377 gene encoding calcium-binding protein 1-like, producing the protein MSFSFPNSDSTTSLLRCSAAASRRSAFGPGPGESDASSRRPLCRPAPEDGGTSRRREEENRGERQRRHPHHRHHHHHHHHHHHHHHQDQPDHRRSLPAPVLSLDPRRPSSSTGGEVSSSPLPASSESDFNPRPILKSVFGQDRELRPEEIDELREAFREFDKDKDGFIGCKDLGNCMRTMGYMPTEMELIELSQQINMNLGGHVDFDDFVELMGPKLLAETADMIGVKELRDAFKEFDTNGDGEISTAELREAMRKLLGQQVGHRDLEDILRDIDLNGDGRVDFEEFVRMMSR